The Longimicrobium sp. genome includes a region encoding these proteins:
- a CDS encoding DUF3466 family protein: MKRFILALAAGVSLVACKDSPVESVNAAECAARSRLAPAMSLAGAPARSRQLESPRIVIEIPIRGVAVTNDAVVAGMDASGAATWSKATGVLRLTAMSVVRDYNAAGQAAGISGSKFVLLEKNGKVVEIGEGDGALGINSQGWVAGTQERAFFWTPCSGLKTLLPESTPDTNYISTATDINVRGDIVGHFTYTTREEPENAQQRAIVWTAWSDRWVGITRSHGEHNYANAINDRGAVVGSSGSWGSHRRYQDWVAFIWTAEGGVISIPRPADTDVAAATDINNLNEVVGSAHLLGYNRSHAWVWRKETGTELLPAMGQANSTATAINDWGDIIGTVDDQPVVWTWPENAHRWR; the protein is encoded by the coding sequence ATGAAACGCTTTATCCTCGCGCTCGCCGCCGGCGTGTCGCTGGTGGCGTGCAAAGACAGCCCGGTGGAATCCGTGAACGCGGCCGAGTGCGCCGCCCGTTCGCGCCTCGCGCCGGCGATGTCGCTGGCCGGCGCGCCGGCGCGTTCACGGCAGTTGGAGAGCCCGCGCATCGTGATCGAGATCCCCATCCGCGGCGTGGCGGTCACCAACGACGCGGTGGTGGCCGGCATGGATGCGTCCGGCGCCGCGACGTGGAGCAAGGCCACGGGGGTGCTGCGGCTCACGGCGATGTCCGTCGTGAGGGACTACAACGCGGCCGGTCAGGCGGCGGGGATCAGCGGGAGCAAGTTCGTGCTCCTTGAGAAGAATGGGAAGGTGGTGGAGATCGGCGAAGGGGACGGCGCGTTGGGCATCAACTCCCAGGGTTGGGTTGCGGGAACGCAGGAGCGCGCATTCTTCTGGACCCCGTGTTCCGGCCTCAAGACACTCCTTCCCGAATCCACGCCCGACACGAATTACATAAGCACCGCGACGGATATCAACGTGCGGGGCGACATCGTCGGCCACTTCACGTATACCACCCGCGAGGAGCCCGAGAACGCGCAACAGCGCGCGATCGTTTGGACGGCGTGGAGCGACAGGTGGGTGGGGATTACCCGGAGCCACGGCGAGCACAATTACGCCAACGCGATCAACGACAGGGGCGCGGTCGTAGGTTCGTCGGGGAGTTGGGGATCGCACCGACGGTATCAGGACTGGGTCGCTTTTATCTGGACGGCGGAGGGAGGGGTGATCTCCATCCCGCGCCCCGCCGACACCGATGTGGCCGCGGCTACGGACATCAACAACCTGAACGAGGTGGTCGGCTCGGCTCACCTCCTGGGCTACAACCGGAGCCACGCCTGGGTCTGGCGCAAGGAGACCGGGACCGAGCTGCTCCCCGCGATGGGACAGGCGAACAGCACCGCGACCGCGATCAACGACTGGGGCGACATCATCGGCACGGTCGACGACCAGCCGGTGGTGTGGACCTGGCCGGAGAACGCGCACCGCTGGCGCTGA
- a CDS encoding DUF3466 family protein, whose product MAEIGDSPATLGFGINSVGWVVGQQAKRAFFWTTCFGIKQLRQPELDPQAGSFSSVAVDINTQGDVVGSSDVTLRSSGNTTHRATIWKAWSNEWMEIQPTDYHRDTRAAAINDKGAVAGTQGNYGSRVGPPERFPFFWTAEGGLVPIPVAPGTRWGEASDVNNMDEVVGSSRDTINHQLHAWVWRKETGTERLPEMGQASSTAVAINDWGDIIGTVGDQPVVWTWPENAHRWR is encoded by the coding sequence ATGGCGGAGATCGGCGACTCGCCGGCAACCCTCGGGTTCGGGATCAACTCGGTGGGGTGGGTAGTGGGACAGCAGGCGAAGCGCGCGTTCTTTTGGACGACCTGCTTCGGGATCAAGCAGCTCCGCCAGCCGGAACTCGATCCGCAGGCTGGGAGCTTCTCCAGCGTGGCCGTAGACATCAACACGCAGGGCGACGTGGTGGGCTCGAGCGACGTGACGCTCCGCTCGAGCGGGAACACCACTCACCGGGCGACGATCTGGAAGGCGTGGAGCAACGAGTGGATGGAGATCCAGCCGACCGACTACCACCGCGATACGCGGGCGGCTGCCATCAACGACAAGGGCGCGGTGGCGGGTACGCAGGGAAACTACGGGTCGCGCGTTGGACCCCCGGAGCGTTTCCCGTTCTTCTGGACGGCGGAGGGCGGACTGGTCCCCATCCCGGTTGCCCCGGGGACCCGCTGGGGCGAGGCCAGCGACGTCAACAACATGGACGAGGTGGTGGGCTCCTCGCGCGACACGATCAACCACCAGCTCCACGCCTGGGTCTGGCGCAAGGAGACCGGCACCGAGCGGCTCCCAGAGATGGGCCAGGCCAGCAGCACCGCGGTAGCGATCAACGACTGGGGCGACATAATCGGCACGGTGGGCGACCAGCCGGTGGTGTGGACCTGGCCGGAGAACGCGCACCGCTGGCGCTGA